The genomic region tcagccatcggaaaggatgaatacccaggacgcctgggtggctcagtcggttaagcggctgccttcggcccgggtcatgatcccagggtcctgggagcgagtcccacaacgggttccttgctcagcagggagcctgcttctccctctctctccctttgcttgtgctctgtcaaataagtaaaatctttaagaaaaaataaaataaaataaactagagaTTGGTTCAGGGCCAAATCAATCATTGGATTGAAAACTGGAccaatcttataaaaaaaaaaaaaagaaagaatgaatacccaccatttgcatcaatatGAATGGAACTGGACagggttatgctaagtgaagtaagtcaagcagagaaggacaattatcatataataagAGATTCTGTCTCATGTTGTTTCTGTCTTTTACTCTAAGACTTTGGGAAATGACTTAACCTTACCATGTCAGTGCCTCATTCCTCAGATGAGGAACAAGATAACATATACCTCatattataaatacacacacacacgacattatttttatagaaaacttAGAATGACAGATTTTACACAGAAGGTACTGTGTACTAGTGTTGCCAAGATCATTGTCCAGGATCGCTATgacccatttttaaatattaaacttcaTTCCTTTGCCAATGCACTATTATGAGAATATGAATCTTTATTTCACtcttttagtttctttcagtTTTACTCTGTTGCCATTTGATCTAACTGAACCTACTTCCACTCTCACCCTCACCCTCATTTCCCACATGGTCTTGCCTTTATTCCTGCCCCCGCCACTGACCACCACAGTCCCTTGGTTGAAATTTCGTTGTGCCATTCAGAGGTCCTCTGGTATGTGAGAtatttataagttgttctttgtatttaatcCCTAAACCTTGTGCTGAAATTGacattcatttattattgttCACCTGGAAAGAAAAGCATTAGTCTCTATCCATTCTCTAATTATACCTCTGATATATTGCtcttcagttggttaagggtgaATGAACGCCTTAACTTCTCTTGATCAAGCAGAGAACCCTCAGTAACCTAAATGCTACTGCAGTAGTAGCTTCTTCACAGCTGTTTAGGTCTCTTAATTAAAGTTATTAAGCTCAAACTACCTACATATTAGGAAATTAATTGTGCTCTAATTTTTTAAGCTCCTTGATAAATGGCCAGTGGAAATAGAAGAATCCTTAACATGTAGCCTATATCACCTGACCATGTTAtacacttaataaataaatatttattgttatatatCATAGGAAAATGATCTATAGAATGAAATGAAACTCTAGAATGCAAAAGATACTGATTTGAAAAAGACCTAGATGAAGTGGTTTAGATACATGAAGTGGTTTATTTCAAagcttctgtttgttttatagGCAAAGTTATaggtctgaaaaaaaaatggtaacagcTGGTCTTTTCCCTTATGGAACTCACTGTTTAGTTTCATCAGATGTTCTAAaatgcacaacacacacacacacacgtatacatatCTACAACAGTAACAGTAACAACACAACACTACCTCAAAACATACTGATAAGGGTATGAAGCATGTTGCACAGAGAAAATATGGGAAGCAAGGGCCACTATTTAATAATTTACTTCCCTTGAGCACTAACCAAGGACAAAGACCAATCTTTTATGAATGTTATACTATAAACTTTTCTCCATATATCTTGAGTTCATCTGTAttcttcttataaaataaatggttcgatttccatacaaattttcaaaGAGCTATGAATGTAATAAAGCATTTCCTTTTGGACAcatttgatgattttttggataaaAGGAACTCCAGATCTtgcagttctttgaaaaaaaaaataaacaaagacccAAAAAACCCAACATAAGTTTTATTGAAATTACACCAATTTTTTTGAAGCATGTTTTTTAGAACAATTGTCTCATAAGATATTCTTGGGAAAGGAATTTCTTCATCAAATATGTTTCAGAGACACTACATCTTATGTCTCTATCTTGGTGCTTGAGAGTGAATTTAGACATATTGAAGTATCTGAGAAGATTTTCAATTAAGAAACATGTATAAATGGATTGGCCAAATCATTTTCAAACTTATTGGATCACAGAATTCCCTCTATTTCCCTCTTCCTATTTGTAGCTTGAGTTACACTGGTGTTTTGAGAATCATCTTGCTTTAGGCTAAATGTGTATCAATTCTGAGGCTCAAATAGTGAGGATATTGCATTTTGTCTTTTCATACTACCCATAGAGAATTCTACAGTGAGCATTAGATTCTTGGATGATCTTTGCTTGTATTTGAATGCTTACAAGCTGGCTTCTACATTAAACATTAAGAAatctcttttattattatcattcttattattaaacattattattatcatttaatcATGCCCCTCTGTGTGAAGAGTGCTGCCACTCGGATACCCTCCCTGTGTAGTCTGAATGCTCAAACATTGCTAGGGGTGGGTAAACATGggtaaaaattaagtgaaaaacagGGAAAGCACACAAGGAGACTCTTCTTCCTTCAGATCATCTATTCACTTCTCATATGCCTTGAAAGACTGTAGGAGCACCACACTGAATGCTGtctttcataaaacaaaaacagtttcaaACAATCCGTACATTTAGTGAAGCTGTGTTTAACTGGACTTGTCCAAATGCTACCAGCTAGAATCCAAGACCAAGGCTTACTTCTGAATCAATAGCTTGTGCCAGACCCAAATTAAATGTTACTGCTATCAGCTTCTTGGTTCCTCATTTTAAGCTTCACTGTGTCACTTAAACCAACAGGAATgatttctctagcttactttaaaaaaaaaatcctcttatttCTGCACTTCATAATGTCATAGTCACCattctctttcttatttaaatgatatataaGAATTGTGAAATAATGAACAAACTTCTGACCTGCTATATTCCTCAGTCTCTGTTGAAAAGAACTTTCTCAAGGATCATTGAGAAGACCTTTTTGGATAGCATATTCAATGgccaaataaaaataagaggagaaaaaattGCTAAGGTGACTCTTGTTGTTTTGATTGTTATATGGATCTCtatcattccattttattcccTATCACAAAAGCAAGGTAAAACTTTGACATTTGATCCTAGAATAATGTTACTGAAGTTAAATATTAGATAATTCTAAAGGCTTATGAGTAAATTTCAATGGCTGAAGACAAAAATATAGCCAATTTATGATAACTatggtaagaagaaaaaaattggtaacaCAAATGATTCAAAAtgtgagttctttttttattttcctcataaacAACTCTAatctctcccttcatttttccccaccAGGAATACTTCTGCTGTCAgactataaaagaagaaaaagagcttTGTTCTAATGGTAATGacaagaaaaatagacaaaaatataagAATCATATTTTTCTATGATGTAGAGAAGAGTGGAGGATTGAAAGAAGCTAAATGAACTGAATTTTATAGAGAAACAAACCCttcagagaagaggagagagcagTAGCTACTTCTTTCTGAGGGTCATTGCCAGTTTGGGATTCAGAATACCATGGGAAGAGTGAGGATGCCAAGAGCTAGTTGAAATGGACTGTAGACTGGAGGAACCCCAGCTCAGCCAAGCAACTgtgcctctctccccatcccaccctTGAGAAAAAACAGTGGATAAAGACCCGGTAACTAAAGAGAAGTCGCCCAGTCTTGGCCATTCTCTAAATGACTGGATTGCAGAACTTTGTGGAATTGAAACCAGTAATGAAGCAAGCCTATCTGAAAATGCAGCCAAGTCTTCTAGCTCAAGTACAGACACCACTGAAAGCTAGCAGAACATAGCAGAGACCAGAATAGAGTCAAAAATTAGACCCGTACTTATATAACCCATTGATTTCAACAAACACTTCAAATGcacttaaaagggaaaagagaagtccCTTTAGAAATGTTGGGAAAACTTCctttccatatggaaaaaaaaaagaactgatctCTATTATATGCCAAACACAGAAATGAATTTGCGATAGATCATACCCTTAAcgtaaaagctaaaattataaaacttataaaagaaAGATAGGTGATGTAGGAGTCTGCCTCTAATCTGTCATCCCTTACAGTTGTACCTGCCGTGGGACAGACACTGCAGCTGTGTCCCCACCAGCTTTAGCCTCTCTGTCAGTGACAAGTCCCCACATCTGGGAGCTACATAGACATGTAGACACTGCCCTGGGGGTAGCTACTGCACAGGAGCCAAAGCTGAGCAGAGACAAGACCTCACTTTTCTTCAGGGAGACCATTCAAGGAGACCAGAAAAATGGCCTTGGGGCTAAGAGCCAGGAGAGAATCGGCCTTTGTGTCATTCCATGATGTAGCTGTGGACTTCACCCGGGAAGAGTGGCGGCTGCTGAGCCACGCTCAGAGGATGCTGTACAGGTGTGTGATGCTGGAAAACTACAGCAACTTGGTCTCCCTGGGAACTCCATTTCCCAAGCCAACACTTGTCATTCTGCTAGAGCAGGGGGAAGAACCCTGGAAAGAGGAGAGTGAACATCTGCTCAGCCCCTGTTCAGCAGATGCAAAGCCAGAAATTCAACTTGATTCCTCCTCAGCTCTGGACTTCTGCAGTCGGCCATTATGCCAACACGTGCTACGTGATCATTGCCTTCCGATCTGTCCGGGCTTGCTAGCAGGCACTCTCTGCCCAGCCTaccagaagcagaagcagcaacCACTTCCTCATGAAAGCTTCTGCAATGACCAAGtgaaagatgaaggcagagaagagggcTCCAAATCATTGTTTGAGAGGACAAGGGCGAGGTTTACCTCCAGAGCTTTCTTCAGCCCACCTGACAGACAGCTAATAGGCTTGAGGGAAGGCAAGACAGTGGTGGAAATAAAGCTCAGCTCAGCTGAGAAGGCAAACCGTTTAGAAACAGACAAAGTATTAAAGTGGGTGGATTTCTCGGGATTTGAAGTAGTGAACTGTGGAAATTGCGGGCTAGGCTTTAGCCAGAAATCAGCCCTCTTTGTTCATCAGAGGACCCACTCAGGAGGAAAGCCTTATTTTTGCAGTGAGTGCGGTAGAAGCTTCAGCTATAAATCAGCTCTCATCACACACGAGAGATCACATACCGGGGAGAAGCCTTACCACTGCACAGAGTGTGGGCAAGCCTTTAGCCAGAAGTCAAACCTAGTCACCCACAAGATGGCACACTCTGGGGAGAGGCCTTTTGCATGTGAGGAGTGTGGACGAAGCTTTAGCCAGAAGTCAACCCTCATCAGACACCTGAGGACACATTCAGGGGAGAAGCCCTTTGTGTGCCAGGAGTGTGGGCGGGGCTTTCGGGAT from Zalophus californianus isolate mZalCal1 chromosome 11, mZalCal1.pri.v2, whole genome shotgun sequence harbors:
- the LOC113915423 gene encoding zinc finger protein 133-like; protein product: MALGLRARRESAFVSFHDVAVDFTREEWRLLSHAQRMLYRCVMLENYSNLVSLGTPFPKPTLVILLEQGEEPWKEESEHLLSPCSADAKPEIQLDSSSALDFCSRPLCQHVLRDHCLPICPGLLAGTLCPAYQKQKQQPLPHESFCNDQVKDEGREEGSKSLFERTRARFTSRAFFSPPDRQLIGLREGKTVVEIKLSSAEKANRLETDKVLKWVDFSGFEVVNCGNCGLGFSQKSALFVHQRTHSGGKPYFCSECGRSFSYKSALITHERSHTGEKPYHCTECGQAFSQKSNLVTHKMAHSGERPFACEECGRSFSQKSTLIRHLRTHSGEKPFVCQECGRGFRDKSNLITHQRTHSWEKPYVCRDCGRLFRDKSTLSKHQRIHSGENPHLCTECGRSFSQKSYLIKHKRTHSGEKPFVCQECGRGFSDKSNLTTHQRTHSGENPYMCAECGRGFSVKSALMTHQRTHSGEKPYVCQECGRGFRHKSTLVAHQRTHSGEKPFVCGECGRGFRQKSHLISHQRTHSGEKAYVCTECGQAFSQKANLVRHKMAHSREKPFVCRECGRGFSQKSALIRHQRTHSGEKPFVCRECERGFSDKATLSTHQRTHSREKPYICSKCGEGFRLKSLLIRHQGTHLL